The following are encoded in a window of Paenibacillus polymyxa genomic DNA:
- a CDS encoding DNA-binding protein, whose product MEKNTTIRAEIEKYIQSEGISMQCFADASKVNPGTLSGILNRNPPRPISVNQLDLITEAMGLEEGSLFEMYVDECFIHSLPHWRRLRPFLLRCSELNKLECIRSVLGYLMDDLSNVPAIFETAEAMFEDGRHEAAMLLYDCVIESEKYTHSERLAISYFRIFQIQIKDNQRNLKAAVQFHLYRSRLPEIYALEGLHMLSQVFALKMQWSEMEMYADELRELAQALYRNRNRFGDEHLELLKPLVYYYAQGHLLKASCYEFQGRYEESKQWIEGYADLSWFEGLDEEGWKVVNLHRVYAQGNRLCIEIKMGNTSAIYEYITYLREHPDETLEGLNTLLESANRFGYFVDAELGLFSQQLKSFWELAPERWDTHYRKHFNAFRFASFCKVYAEYYFRKGDYPEGVGQILHCLKLSVDNSYTEHIIGCMALFEQHRNFATPEQQQLYQSLCLGVRANEKNHAYDHSTGGYL is encoded by the coding sequence TTGGAAAAAAACACCACGATCCGCGCAGAAATAGAAAAGTATATTCAAAGTGAAGGCATTTCAATGCAATGTTTTGCAGATGCTTCCAAGGTAAATCCGGGTACACTTAGCGGTATACTTAATCGGAACCCACCACGGCCTATCTCAGTCAATCAGCTTGATCTGATTACCGAGGCCATGGGATTGGAAGAAGGATCTTTGTTCGAGATGTATGTGGATGAATGTTTTATTCATTCCTTACCACACTGGAGGAGGTTGCGTCCGTTTCTCCTACGTTGCTCAGAGTTGAACAAGCTGGAGTGTATACGCAGTGTACTTGGCTATTTGATGGACGATTTATCGAACGTTCCTGCTATTTTTGAGACCGCAGAAGCGATGTTTGAGGATGGCAGACATGAAGCCGCCATGCTTCTGTATGATTGTGTCATCGAGAGTGAGAAGTATACCCACTCTGAACGGTTGGCGATCAGCTATTTCCGTATATTCCAGATTCAGATTAAGGATAACCAACGGAACTTGAAGGCTGCTGTACAATTCCATTTGTACCGTAGTCGTCTACCGGAAATTTACGCACTGGAAGGCTTACATATGCTATCTCAAGTGTTTGCTTTAAAAATGCAATGGTCCGAGATGGAAATGTATGCGGACGAGCTAAGAGAGCTGGCGCAGGCATTGTATCGCAATCGGAACCGTTTTGGAGATGAGCACCTGGAGCTGCTTAAACCGCTCGTTTATTACTATGCTCAGGGGCATCTGCTCAAGGCCAGCTGCTATGAGTTTCAGGGCAGATATGAGGAATCCAAGCAATGGATTGAAGGTTATGCAGATTTGAGCTGGTTTGAGGGTTTAGACGAAGAAGGCTGGAAAGTAGTCAACCTACATCGTGTATATGCACAGGGCAACCGACTTTGTATTGAAATTAAAATGGGCAACACTTCTGCAATCTATGAATATATTACTTACCTGCGTGAGCATCCGGATGAGACACTGGAAGGACTGAACACCTTGCTCGAATCGGCGAACCGGTTCGGTTATTTCGTGGATGCCGAACTGGGACTGTTTAGTCAGCAACTCAAGAGCTTCTGGGAACTTGCACCGGAACGATGGGACACTCATTATCGCAAGCACTTTAATGCATTTCGCTTTGCATCCTTTTGCAAGGTGTATGCGGAATATTATTTCCGAAAAGGCGATTACCCCGAGGGAGTGGGACAAATACTGCATTGCTTGAAACTGTCTGTCGATAATAGCTATACCGAACATATCATTGGTTGTATGGCTTTATTTGAGCAGCATCGGAATTTTGCTACACCGGAACAGCAGCAGCTGTATCAGAGTCTGTGTCTGGGCGTACGTGCAAATGAAAAGAATCATGCCTATGATCACAGTACCGGTGGATATTTATAA
- the phnE gene encoding phosphonate ABC transporter, permease protein PhnE, with protein MNDPTLRRPIGSRLRLWAIAILLIIIYIWAFRGMQFEGLQGTAKSVSVAILDGFLHPDWSFVYIPEGEDLLRGLLDTLVISVLGTFVSAFVCLPFAFWASSNMTRLRPLSGSGKFVLSVIRVFPEMIVAILFIKAVGPGSFAGVLALGIHSIGMLAKLFSETIESVDHGPQEALIACGANRWQVIFFAVLPQVIPQFLSYSLYRFEINIRSATTLGLVGAGGIGTPLLFALQMRNWNRVGVILLGIVVLIILTDLISGWLRKRIV; from the coding sequence ATGAATGATCCTACGCTTCGCAGACCTATTGGCTCCCGCCTACGCCTATGGGCGATAGCTATTCTGCTAATCATCATTTATATTTGGGCTTTTCGCGGGATGCAGTTTGAAGGATTACAGGGAACGGCTAAAAGTGTCTCTGTCGCTATATTGGACGGCTTCCTTCATCCCGACTGGTCGTTCGTCTACATCCCTGAGGGAGAGGATTTGCTGCGCGGGTTGCTGGATACGCTGGTCATTTCAGTGCTCGGAACCTTCGTGTCCGCATTTGTCTGCCTTCCGTTCGCCTTTTGGGCGTCCAGCAATATGACCCGTCTACGTCCCTTATCGGGTAGCGGGAAATTTGTGCTTAGTGTCATCCGGGTTTTTCCCGAAATGATCGTCGCCATCCTATTTATCAAAGCCGTTGGCCCCGGCTCGTTTGCGGGTGTGCTTGCCCTCGGCATTCACTCCATCGGCATGCTGGCGAAGCTTTTCTCGGAAACGATCGAAAGTGTCGATCACGGGCCTCAAGAGGCTTTGATCGCGTGCGGTGCCAACCGTTGGCAGGTGATTTTCTTCGCCGTGCTACCGCAGGTGATTCCACAGTTTCTTTCGTATTCGCTTTACCGTTTTGAAATTAATATCCGTTCCGCTACCACGCTCGGTCTGGTCGGTGCAGGTGGTATCGGTACTCCGCTACTGTTTGCACTCCAAATGCGCAACTGGAACCGTGTAGGCGTTATCTTGCTCGGCATTGTGGTCCTGATCATTTTGACGGATCTGATTTCCGGCTGGCTGCGCAAACGGATCGTATAA
- the phnC gene encoding phosphonate ABC transporter ATP-binding protein — MIEFRNVSKTYPNGTKGLNHINLTIQEGEMVVIVGLSGAGKSTLLRSINRLHDITSGDIVVGGRSVTSAGSSELRRIRRDIGMIFQSFNLVKRSTVLRNVLSGRVGYHSTLRTILGLFPKEDIELALTALERVNIREKAYSRADELSGGQQQRVSIARALAQEAKIILADEPVASLDPLTTRQVMDDLQRINREMQITTIVNLHFIDLAREYATRIIGLRAGEVVFDGTPEEATDEAFAEIYGRAIKHDELLGVGS; from the coding sequence ATGATCGAATTCCGTAACGTATCGAAAACATACCCGAACGGCACCAAAGGGTTGAACCATATTAATTTGACGATTCAGGAGGGAGAAATGGTCGTCATCGTCGGCTTATCCGGTGCAGGTAAGTCTACCCTGCTGCGTTCCATTAACCGACTGCATGACATTACGTCCGGCGACATTGTCGTGGGTGGCAGGTCCGTCACGTCTGCTGGAAGCAGCGAGCTGCGGCGCATTCGCCGTGATATCGGCATGATCTTTCAAAGCTTCAATCTGGTTAAGCGTTCGACAGTGCTCCGCAATGTACTTTCCGGCCGCGTCGGCTATCATTCGACGCTGCGGACCATTCTCGGTCTCTTCCCGAAGGAGGATATCGAACTGGCACTAACAGCGCTGGAGCGCGTGAACATCCGCGAAAAAGCTTACAGCCGGGCAGATGAACTGTCCGGTGGCCAACAGCAACGCGTATCCATCGCCCGCGCCCTGGCGCAGGAGGCTAAAATCATTCTGGCGGACGAGCCTGTCGCATCGCTGGACCCGCTGACCACCCGCCAGGTCATGGATGACCTCCAGCGCATCAACCGTGAAATGCAGATTACGACCATCGTCAATCTGCATTTCATTGATCTCGCGCGCGAATATGCAACGCGGATCATCGGATTGCGCGCCGGGGAAGTGGTCTTTGACGGCACACCGGAGGAAGCCACGGATGAGGCCTTTGCGGAGATCTACGGCCGGGCCATCAAGCATGATGAGCTGCTGGGAGTGGGATCATGA
- the thiD gene encoding bifunctional hydroxymethylpyrimidine kinase/phosphomethylpyrimidine kinase has translation MTIPKTLTIAGSDTSGGAGIQADLKTFQELGVYGMTVLTTVVAMGPKTWDHLVYPVALDVVEAQLRTVLEGIGFDAMKTGMLGSVEIIELVASHLKKHDLKRIVIDPVMVCKGTDEVLQPENTEAMLELLIPGADLVTPNLFEASQLAKNGPITTLEQMQEAAAIIHERGAKHVLIKDRGKIRAGKAMDLLYDGITFDWFEADVVKTNFTHGAGCTTSAAVTAGLAQGLTVREAVDQAKRFITQAIEGSFKLNEFVGPTLHAAHRLQNQ, from the coding sequence ATGACGATTCCCAAAACATTAACGATAGCCGGCTCCGACACAAGCGGTGGAGCGGGTATTCAGGCAGACCTGAAAACCTTTCAGGAGCTTGGCGTATATGGTATGACCGTATTGACAACCGTAGTAGCGATGGGTCCTAAAACCTGGGATCATCTTGTATATCCTGTTGCGTTGGATGTGGTAGAAGCGCAGCTGCGTACTGTATTGGAAGGTATCGGTTTTGATGCGATGAAAACCGGTATGCTTGGTTCCGTTGAAATTATCGAGCTGGTAGCCAGCCATTTGAAAAAGCATGATCTGAAGCGGATCGTAATTGACCCGGTTATGGTCTGCAAAGGCACGGATGAAGTGCTTCAGCCGGAAAATACAGAGGCGATGCTGGAATTGTTGATTCCTGGCGCTGACCTGGTAACACCGAACTTGTTCGAGGCTTCGCAACTGGCGAAGAATGGACCGATCACGACACTGGAGCAGATGCAGGAAGCGGCTGCGATTATCCATGAGCGTGGAGCTAAGCATGTACTGATCAAGGACCGTGGCAAAATTCGCGCAGGTAAAGCGATGGATCTGCTATATGACGGAATCACTTTTGACTGGTTTGAAGCCGATGTTGTAAAAACAAACTTTACCCACGGTGCAGGCTGCACCACTTCGGCAGCGGTAACGGCTGGTTTGGCACAAGGGCTGACTGTACGCGAAGCAGTGGATCAGGCCAAGAGATTTATTACACAGGCCATTGAAGGTAGCTTCAAGCTGAATGAATTCGTCGGTCCGACCCTGCATGCGGCACATCGTTTGCAAAATCAATAA
- a CDS encoding phosphate/phosphite/phosphonate ABC transporter substrate-binding protein, producing the protein MFKKALTLCMTFTLAAGLAACGSNASNNNSASTPGTDGSKNESTAYVPKELKVQFVPSQNADTLEAKAKPLENLLGDKLGIPVKVTVSPDYNTIVEAMSSKQVDVGFLPPNAYVLAHDNRKAADLLLQAQRYGIEDATGKDTTEKVNFYKAMIVVKKDSPIQSLADLKGKKVGWQNVTSSAGYVYPAAELKKAGVDPDTDVQGVTIKGHDAAILALLNGQVDAVAVFQDARNTVKKEIPDVFEKTRVIHYTAKIPNDTVSVRSDMDQAWRDKISQAFIDIAKDPAGGEIIKEIYTHVGYEKGDDKNFDSVREYAEAVGQAVK; encoded by the coding sequence TTGTTCAAAAAAGCACTGACCTTGTGCATGACCTTCACACTGGCAGCGGGTCTAGCCGCTTGTGGATCCAATGCAAGCAATAACAACAGCGCGTCCACTCCGGGTACAGATGGCTCTAAAAACGAAAGCACAGCCTATGTTCCTAAGGAGTTAAAGGTACAGTTCGTTCCTTCTCAAAATGCAGATACGCTCGAAGCCAAAGCCAAACCGCTCGAAAATCTACTGGGTGACAAGCTTGGAATCCCGGTGAAAGTAACGGTATCTCCTGACTACAATACAATTGTGGAAGCCATGTCTTCCAAGCAGGTAGATGTAGGATTCCTTCCGCCGAATGCTTATGTACTGGCCCACGATAACCGTAAAGCAGCCGATTTGCTGTTGCAAGCTCAACGCTACGGCATTGAAGATGCTACAGGCAAGGACACGACTGAAAAAGTAAACTTTTATAAAGCAATGATCGTGGTGAAAAAGGATTCTCCGATTCAAAGCCTAGCTGATCTGAAAGGCAAGAAGGTTGGCTGGCAAAATGTAACCTCCTCCGCAGGCTACGTGTACCCTGCAGCAGAACTGAAAAAAGCTGGCGTGGACCCGGACACGGATGTGCAGGGTGTGACAATCAAAGGCCACGATGCTGCTATTCTGGCGTTGCTGAACGGTCAAGTTGATGCGGTAGCTGTTTTCCAGGATGCACGTAACACGGTGAAGAAGGAAATCCCGGATGTATTTGAAAAAACTCGCGTCATTCATTACACAGCTAAAATTCCAAATGACACCGTCAGCGTACGTTCTGATATGGATCAAGCGTGGAGAGACAAGATCAGCCAAGCCTTTATTGACATTGCCAAAGACCCTGCAGGCGGCGAGATCATTAAAGAGATTTACACCCATGTAGGTTATGAAAAGGGTGACGATAAAAACTTCGACTCCGTGCGTGAATACGCCGAAGCCGTTGGCCAAGCGGTTAAGTAA
- the phnE gene encoding phosphonate ABC transporter, permease protein PhnE: MKPDSTAQPLSSTQPSPHAGPPQPSKPPAGPPLPGRYKRYATWMIFIVVLVACSIHTDATPYQLIVGLPEMGKLLGEMFPPDWSYLPTIWKPMLETIQIAIVGTTLGAILAIPVALLCAYNVMPRKLISLPMRTILNLVRTIPDLLFASIFVAVFGIGPFAGMLALLFFSFGIIAKLTFEAIEAIDPGPLEAMTAVGASRIQVIAFGVVPQALPYFVSYLLYTFEVNVRAASVLGLVGAGGIGLLLDRSLGLFRYDRASIIILLTLVIVLAIDYGSNLLRRKLL, translated from the coding sequence ATGAAGCCCGACTCTACTGCCCAGCCGCTCTCTTCGACGCAACCGTCACCGCATGCTGGACCGCCACAGCCAAGCAAGCCGCCCGCAGGGCCACCTTTGCCAGGACGTTACAAGCGTTATGCCACCTGGATGATTTTTATCGTGGTGCTGGTAGCCTGCTCCATTCATACGGATGCCACACCTTACCAGTTGATCGTCGGCTTGCCGGAGATGGGCAAATTGTTGGGCGAAATGTTTCCACCCGACTGGAGCTACCTGCCTACCATCTGGAAACCCATGCTGGAAACGATCCAGATCGCCATTGTCGGCACGACACTGGGAGCCATATTGGCGATCCCTGTCGCGTTGCTGTGTGCCTATAATGTGATGCCGCGCAAACTGATTTCGCTGCCGATGCGCACGATCCTGAACCTAGTACGGACAATTCCTGATTTGCTGTTTGCCTCAATCTTTGTGGCGGTGTTCGGCATCGGGCCGTTTGCAGGGATGCTCGCCCTGCTCTTCTTCTCCTTTGGCATCATAGCCAAGCTGACCTTTGAGGCGATTGAAGCCATTGATCCCGGGCCGCTGGAAGCCATGACCGCTGTTGGCGCGAGCCGCATTCAAGTCATCGCCTTTGGTGTGGTTCCGCAGGCTCTTCCTTATTTTGTGTCGTACTTACTGTATACCTTTGAGGTTAATGTGCGCGCGGCTTCCGTTCTGGGCCTGGTCGGGGCTGGCGGTATCGGTCTGTTGCTTGACCGTTCTCTGGGGCTGTTCCGATATGATCGGGCAAGCATCATTATTCTACTGACCCTCGTCATCGTCCTTGCGATTGATTACGGCAGTAACCTGCTACGGAGGAAATTATTATGA
- a CDS encoding bifunctional 2',3'-cyclic-nucleotide 2'-phosphodiesterase/3'-nucleotidase — MDILDINEKADQDNVSLVRVKFRIMVTTDLHVSLWNYDYYTDQETLHYGLAQTASLIQIARAEVHNHLLLDNGDVIQGNPMGDYAVQRIQQDPSAVHPAYKAMNLLGYEAGNIGNHEFNYGLEYLQTCLQGAQFPYVNANIYIAGEQEQNYFTPYLLLDKAVEDEAGGKHLLKVGVIGFVPPQIMQWDKAWLEGKIIVKDMLETARRFIPQMKAAGADLIIAMPHAGLEDIPETLDMENAVLHLSRVEGIDAIVFGHAHKVFPGPSFMGKTGVDLERGTIHDIPAVEPGFWGDHLGIIDLELAFSGGKWQVAASAAEVRPVYDPIRKEALVQPDTAIQLAVAEEHAGTLEYIRAPVGQTTMAVNSFFAQVMDDASVQLVNDAQMWYVKQQMQGSEYEGLPVLSAAAPFKTGGRYGPSYYTHIPAGTLAIKHIADLYNFPNTLHVVRLTGTEIREWLEWSAGQFRQIDPSAEQEQELINSDFPSFNFDIIDGIRYQIDVTQPARYDADGGLKDPDAHRIIQMSFDGEPMDMQQNYLVITNNYRAFSSALVNPGGERIILASPDENRHVLTEYVRHMKTLTPKADGHWSLAPWSGRPHVTFLTSPQATDAANAYSELLYEGLTVEGYAKFAIDFGSSR; from the coding sequence TTGGATATTTTGGATATTAACGAAAAGGCAGACCAAGACAATGTAAGTCTTGTGAGAGTGAAATTTCGCATTATGGTTACAACCGATTTGCATGTCAGTTTGTGGAATTACGATTATTATACGGATCAGGAAACGCTGCATTACGGTCTGGCGCAAACAGCCAGCTTGATTCAAATAGCCCGGGCGGAGGTGCACAATCACCTGCTGCTGGATAACGGAGATGTGATTCAGGGGAATCCAATGGGAGATTATGCTGTACAGCGAATCCAACAAGACCCAAGCGCGGTGCATCCCGCCTATAAAGCCATGAATCTGCTTGGATATGAGGCAGGTAATATCGGGAATCATGAATTTAACTATGGACTGGAATACTTGCAGACTTGCCTTCAAGGAGCGCAATTTCCTTATGTGAATGCCAACATTTATATAGCGGGAGAACAAGAACAAAATTACTTTACACCTTATCTATTGCTGGATAAGGCGGTAGAGGATGAAGCAGGCGGTAAGCATCTGTTGAAGGTGGGGGTCATCGGCTTTGTCCCTCCGCAAATTATGCAATGGGACAAGGCGTGGCTGGAGGGAAAAATCATTGTCAAAGATATGCTGGAAACGGCAAGACGGTTTATTCCACAAATGAAGGCGGCGGGAGCCGATCTGATCATTGCCATGCCCCATGCAGGCTTAGAGGATATTCCCGAAACGCTTGATATGGAAAATGCAGTGCTGCATCTGAGCAGGGTGGAAGGGATCGATGCCATTGTGTTTGGTCATGCACATAAAGTATTTCCCGGACCTTCGTTTATGGGGAAAACAGGTGTTGATCTAGAGCGAGGTACCATCCACGATATTCCAGCAGTGGAACCGGGTTTTTGGGGGGATCATCTGGGTATCATTGATCTGGAGCTGGCCTTTAGTGGAGGGAAGTGGCAAGTGGCTGCATCTGCTGCCGAGGTACGCCCGGTGTATGATCCGATACGCAAGGAGGCGCTGGTACAACCGGATACTGCCATTCAGCTGGCGGTAGCAGAAGAGCACGCCGGAACATTGGAGTATATTCGTGCACCTGTAGGTCAGACGACGATGGCGGTGAACAGCTTTTTTGCTCAGGTGATGGATGATGCTTCGGTTCAGCTGGTGAATGATGCGCAAATGTGGTATGTGAAGCAGCAGATGCAAGGGAGCGAGTACGAAGGATTGCCCGTTCTGTCGGCAGCAGCTCCTTTTAAAACAGGCGGCAGATATGGCCCATCATACTATACCCATATTCCGGCGGGGACGTTGGCGATCAAGCATATCGCCGATCTGTACAATTTTCCGAATACGCTGCATGTCGTTCGACTGACCGGAACGGAAATCCGGGAATGGCTAGAGTGGTCTGCTGGACAATTCCGGCAAATTGATCCTTCAGCAGAACAAGAGCAAGAGCTGATTAATTCTGATTTTCCAAGCTTTAATTTTGATATCATCGACGGCATCAGGTATCAGATTGATGTAACACAGCCAGCCAGATATGATGCTGACGGGGGCCTAAAGGACCCAGATGCACACAGAATCATTCAGATGTCTTTTGATGGCGAACCGATGGATATGCAGCAAAATTATCTGGTTATTACGAATAACTATCGCGCGTTTTCCTCTGCGCTGGTCAATCCGGGTGGAGAGCGAATTATACTTGCTTCACCGGATGAGAACCGTCATGTGCTGACCGAATATGTGCGGCATATGAAGACGTTGACGCCAAAAGCTGACGGCCATTGGTCCCTCGCCCCATGGTCAGGGCGTCCGCATGTGACGTTCCTGACCTCGCCGCAAGCAACGGATGCCGCTAATGCCTATTCGGAGTTGCTTTATGAAGGGTTAACAGTAGAGGGATATGCTAAGTTTGCCATCGATTTCGGAAGTTCACGGTAG